In Montipora capricornis isolate CH-2021 chromosome 4, ASM3666992v2, whole genome shotgun sequence, a single genomic region encodes these proteins:
- the LOC138046546 gene encoding uncharacterized protein produces MPGLDVTESFLDALNGLHPSIHFTMELSNNDSIPFIGMLITKMGNKLETQVYRKPTNTGLLLHFQSRTDLRYKKCLIKTMVHRATELSSTHQAFVDECRHLKSLFNHLGYPSSLVNRIIDKCDYHSTLDDKTKPAETLRISIPFKDQVTANMVKRQMRDLSSKISIDVQPIYTCKKLEQDLKLKEIKPRIVNQHSVVYCFKCDLCDSNYVGYTTRYLFQRIADHRYSAIGRHLRDAHGKRNIDLLNESQFRMLKKCTGSRKRPLKESDWY; encoded by the coding sequence ATGCCTGGACTCGATGTAACTGAAAGTTTCCTCGATGCACTCAATGGACTCCACCCTAGTATTCATTTCACTATGGAACTTTCCAACAATGACTCAATTCCTTTTATTGGAATGTTGATAACAAAGATGGGCAACAAGTTGGAGACCCAGGTCTATCGTAAACCTACGAATACGGGCcttttacttcattttcaaagtcGCACCGATTTGCGCTACAAGAAGTGTCttatcaaaacaatggttcatcGTGCAACGGAATTGTCCTCTACGCATCAAGCATTCGTCGATGAATGTAGGCATCTAAAATCTTTGTTTAATCACCTTGGTTACCCTAGTTCTTTGGTGAATCGTATCATCGACAAATGTGATTATCACTCTACATTAGATGATAAGACAAAACCTGCTGAAACTTTAAGAATCAGCATTCCGTTCAAAGATCAAGTCACAGCGAACATGGTAAAAAGGCAAATGCGCGATCTCAGTTCAAAAATCAGCATTGATGTACAGCCAATCTACACCTGCAAGAAACTTGAGCAGGATCTAAAgcttaaagaaatcaagccacgTATCGTAAATCAGCATAGCGttgtttattgctttaaatgtgatttgTGTGATTCAAATTACGTCGGATATACGACGCGCTATCTgtttcaacgcattgctgatcatcgatattctgccattggtcgCCATCTGAGAGATGCCCATGGGAAAAGGAACATTGACTTACTCAATGAGAGCCAGTttagaatgcttaaaaaatgtacCG